Part of the Nitrospirae bacterium CG2_30_53_67 genome, ACCACCTATGTCCAGTGGGAGACCGCTAAGCAGGAAGGCTTTTCCCAGAGACTTGATGCAAGGGTAAAGGTTTTGTTTCTGATATTTTTTCTGGTCATCGTCAGCGTAAAGAAGGATATCCTTCCGGAAGTGCTCATCGGCGCTTTTGTCTTTTTGCTTGCCGCCGCGTCAAAACTGAACCTTGCCGGTTTCTATCGAAGGGCGCTTTTCTTTGGCTTTGTGTTCGGATTCCTGATTGCCCTTCCTTCGTCCCTGAATATCATAACCCAGGGAGAGGTGATGATTCCGCTGTGTAAGCTTTCAAGGCCGTATGACTTCTGGATTTATCATGTCCCCGCAAGCATAGGCATGACACGGGAGGGACTGCTCAGCGTTGCCCTTTTGACGCTGCGGGTTGTGAATTCCATCTCTCTTTCTTTTCTCGTGATCTATACGACCTCGTTTCCCGAGATCATCAGGGCTTTAAAGATCTTCAAGGCGCCGGATGCCTTTCTGATGGTGCTCACACTGACTTACAAGTCTATCTTCATCTTTGCGCAAGGTGTCGAAGAGATGCATCTTGCGAAGAAAGGGAGGACGGTGGGCGCGGCTGCTTCGGATGCAAGGACCTGGGCCGCAGGCAGGATGGCCATCCTGTTCAGGAAAACCCGGATCCGGTGTGAAGAGGTATTCATGGCCATGCAAGGCAGGGGATTTTCGGGTGAGATCGTGATCTATGCCCCTGCGAAGTTCACGGTCCCGGACTTATTCGCGGGCCTCTTTTTTTTCGTGATCGGTCTTGGGTTTCTCTTATGGTGAGGTCTATGAACGATATCATCCATGCCGAGGAAATTCGTTACAGCTACCACCGGCAATTTGAGGCGCTGGCGGACGTGAGCGTGAAGATTAAACAAGGAGGAAAACTCGCTGTCATCGGCGCGAATGGATGCGGGAAAACAACCCTTTTGCAGATTTTGGGCGGGCTGAGACATCCCTCCTCCGGACGCGTCTTCTACAGGGGACGGGAGGTCACCGAGGCTTCATTGAAGGAGAGGGAATTTCTGCGGGTCTTCAGGCAAGGGGTGGGCTATATATTTCAAGACGCGGATGTTCAGTTGTTCTCCCCGACGGTGTTTGATGAACTGCTCTTTGGGCCCGTGCAACTGGGCATTGAGGAAGATGAGGCTATAGAAAGAGTGCATGGCGTCATGAGAATGCTGGAAATAGAAAACCTCAAGGAGAGGCCTTCCTACATGCTTTCCGGAGGCGAGAAGAAGCGGGTGGCGATCGGTTCGGTGCTCACCATGAATCCCGAAGTCCTCCTCCTTGACGAGCCGACCAACGGCCTCGATCCGAGGACGGAGTGCTTTCTCGTGGAACTCATGCTTGCGCTGAACGCGGCCGGGAAAACCATTGTCGTGGCCACGCACGATCTCTCGCTCGTTGACGAATTACAGGCCGACGTGGCGGTCCTCTCCGAGGAGCACAGGATGGAGAGGATCGGCGCCGCAGGCGAGATCCTCAAGGACCAGGAACTGCTTCTCAAGGTCAATCTCATCCATGAGCATGTTCACCTTCATGGCGCCCATGCGCACAAGCATATCCATTCACATTTTCTCTTTCACCGCCACGACGGCGGGAATGAACCCTAGGACAGAGTGACGGACATGGATTCATATGCAGTCGTGTAAGAGAGAATGATCAGATCAGAACTGCCTATGGTATTCCCTGACCTTCCTGGCAAAGTCCTTTCCGAATTCATAGCATCTCGATTCGTCTTCAGCGCCGGGCCTGTAGCGCACCTCAACTCCAGGCTCCACCATCTGAAGGCCCATTCTCTTTAACTCGGCATAGGCCTCTTTGACGCCGCCTCCGCCCCATCCGAAGCTCCCGAAGGCCCCGACGATCCTGTTTTTGGGCCTCAACCCACGAAGGTGAGCGAGGAACTCGGCCACCGAAGGGAACATGATGTTGTTTAACGTGGGGGTTCCGAACAGAGATCCTCTCGCCTTCCAGAACTCCTTGATGGCGATACTCATGGGAGTGGCCCTGAGCTTGATTACCTTGACCTCCATGTTTTCATCCTGGATCCCCTGCATCAAAGGCTGGGTCATGAGCGCTGTGCTCTTCCACATGGTGTCATAGATGATGACCACCCGTTCGTCCGCTCGGCCGCCGGCCATGTCCAGATACATGTTGATGATTTTTCCGGGGTCCGCCCTCCAGATGATTCCATGATCCGGGGCGATCATCTCGATCTTGAGCCCGAGCTTTTGGATCTCGGCGATCTTGGCCTTGATCAGGGAGCCGAAGGGCATGAGGATGTTCGCATAGTAGTCCTTGACCGAATCTTCGAGTTCATAGACCGAGTAACAGGTTAAGAATTCGTCGTCGAACCGGCCGGACGTGGCGTAATGCTGCCCGAAGGCGTCCTGGCTGATGAGAAGGCCGTCTTCCCTGACATAGGTCATCATGGAATCGGGCCAGTGGAGCATGGGTGTCTCCAGAAACATGAGGGTTTTCCTGCCGGTGTTCAGGGTATCCCCGCTCTTGACGATTTTGAAGGTCCAGCGCGATGTATCATAGCATCGGTCCAGCCCCTGCTTCCCTTTGGATGTAATAAAGATGACGGCCTTGGGCGCAAGCTCCATGACCTTGTCCAGGCTGCCGGCATGGTCCGGTTCGATATGATTGATGATGACATACTCGATCTTGCCCGGATCAACCATATTGCGGATATTCTCCAGCATCGTCTTTGAAAAGTTTTCCTTGACCGTGTCAATGAGCGTGACTTTTTCATCCAGGATAAGGTAGTTGTTGTAGGTGGTTCCGTTGGGGGTCACATAGCCGTGGAAATCCCTGACCCCCCAGTCAATGACGCCTACCCAGAAGATCCCCGGTTTGATTTCAGTTGATTTCATGAATACCTCCCTTAGTTATTTTATATCAAAACTTAACCACAGAGAACACAGAGTCTTTCTCTCGGCACTCTGTGGTTTCATCTCTCATGGAATGTAATATAAAGTTCCGGGACGTTCAAGAACTTTTTGTGCCTATCGCTGTTTCGGGGCCGGCCCTGAAGTTGACAGACGTCGGAAACATTATTAATATGTTAAAAATACCGTGACTTTTTGGGCCGCATGGGTGCGGGAAGCCGCTGATCAGGCTATAAATGATAATAATATCAGCGAGTTGTAAGTGTTTATTTATTTTTTTGATTTTTTTTGCAAAAATAAATATCAGTGGTATACTTTAAATCCTTTTCATTCGTACCACGGATTCAACGACTATTCACAGAACGGGGATAGAGAATGCTCATCATAGGTCGTTCTGAATGACGGGGTTTCAAAAGAAAATCGAACTGCTGAAGAAGATGGTCGTTCCTTCCAGACGGGTACTGATTCTGACTCATGATAACCCGGACCCTGATGCCATTGCCGCCGCCTTCGGGTTTAAATATTTTCTCAAGGAGCAGTTCGGCCAGGAAAGCATCATCTCTTACGGCGGGATCGTGGGCCGCGCCGAGAATCAGTCGATGATCCAGCACCTCAAGATTCCCATGACCCCTGTAGATCAGATCCGTTTCCAGGATGATCTTTTCATGGTCCTGATGGATACTCAGCCCAGGACCGGGAACAACTCCCTCCCCGATACGGTCGTGCCGGACGTCGTGATCGACCACCACCCTCTTCGTGAGGAAACCAAGAAGGTCCCGTTTTCCGACGTGCGGGAAGAGGCCGGGTCGTGCTCCAGTATCATCACCTCTTATCTGAGGGAGGCCGGGATCGGGATCCAGCCGAGGCTGGCCACGGCGCTCTATTACGGGATCAAATCCGACACGAATGACTTTGGAAGGAACGCGGATGCCCTGGATCAGGAAAGTTATCTTTTTCTGTTTCCCAAGGTGCAGAGGGACATCCTGAACCGGATCATCCATCCCAAGGTCTCGGCGGAGTATTTCAGGATATTAAACCGGGCGTTCAAGAAGGCCCGCATACACGGTTCGTCGTTGGTCACCTCCATCGGGCGGACCAGGAATCCGGACATGGTGGCCGAGGTCGCCGACATGCTCCTCCGTCATGAGGGTGTGGAATGGGTGCTGGTCATGGGGATCTTCCGGAAGGCCATGATCCTTTCCGTGCGGACGAGCGACATGCGGGGCGGCGCGGGAGACCTGGTGCAGGGCATGGTACGGGGCATGGGCAAGGCCGGAGGCCATGGGATGATGGCCGGCGGCAAGATAGACATGAAGGATGGACTGAAGCAGGAACTGGAAGAGATGCTTCAGGAAAGGTTTCTGAAAAAGGTCGGGGATATCAACCAGCCCGCCGAGGCGCTGGTATAGATTCAATCGGGATCCGGAATGGACAAGGAATCGTTGGTTCAGATCATTCAGAGGGCCGTTCAGACCGAGAAGGACGGGAACCTCTTTTACAGCCGTGCGGCCGGCGCCATCCGTGATCCCAAGGCAAAAAAGATGTTCGAGCTGTTGGCCAGGGACGAACTTTACCACGTGAAAATCATCGAGGATCTCTACCGGGACCTATTGACGGGCGGTAACATAGAGGCTGTAAAGGGCTATCCGATCTTTGAAAAAAGAGATGAGAACTTCAGGGAGGAGATCTCGAATTCCGGGAGCGAAGCAGATGTTCTTGAGCAGGCCATCGGAGATGAGATGGCGTCGAAAGATTTTTATCGGGAGGCGGCGGAGGTCCTGGAACCGGGGGAGGAGAAAGAAATCTTTCTGGATCTGATGGAGATGGAGGAAGGGCATATCCGGCTGCTGAAAGCGGAACTCGACTTCCTGAAAAAAACCGGAATCTATTTTGATCCTACGGAATTCCCTGTAGAGGGTGAAAAGGAGTGATGCCCCAATAAACAAAGTGCTCCTCGGTCTTTTACGGCACAGCCTCGTTTCGAGGGGCGTGAAGGACGAGGTTCTCTGAGGTGGGATATTTCTTAAGTTACAGCCTGAGGTTTTTGGATTTTGAATCTATCCGGGTCAACAAAGCCATGAGGAGAAGGGTATGAATTGTCCAAAATGCGGTGCGGCGAAGATGTCCATGGACAAGCCCGTCTATTTTAACGGGGACAATCATGAAGGGGATTTTCTTTATGCCGAAGAGATCCGCCGGTGCCGGATCTGCGGCAAGGTCGTCTTCGCCAAGAAAAATCTTAAGAAATCCAGAAAGAAGTTCATTAAAGGGCAGGTGATTACGGGAGGTTATGAAAACCTGTAATATCAAGATAAGGAGGGCAAAATGAGAAAATGGAAGTGCACGGTCTGCGGCTATATCTACGATCCTGATGCAGGCGATCCTGACAGCGGAATCGCGGCTGGGACGGCCTTTGAAGATCTTCCGGATGATTGGCGCTGCCCGGTCTGCGGCGCCGCCAAGAGCGAGTTCGAACTGGAGGAATAAGGCCTGGGGTAGTCTTAAAAGCTGACCACAGAGTGCACAGAGAAAGACTCTGTGTTCTCTGTGATTAGGTTTTAATAATGCGGGTCCGGGAAGAGGGGGAACGGGAATGAGAAGCTATCGATGCAGGATGTGTGATTACGTGTATGATCCGGATGAAGGGGACATGGACAGCGGGATTGAGCCCGGCACCTTGTTCGATGAACTTCCCACAGCATGGGTCTGCCCCGCCTGCGGCGCCGGCCGGGAGGAATTCGAGAGGCTTTAGGAAAATATGAAGTCATCAGAACTTTTTGTGAAGTGCCTGGAAAATGAAGGGGTCCGCTATATCTTCGGTCTGCCCGGCGAAGAGAATATGGATATCCTGGACGCCCTGTTTGACTCCCCGATTGAGTTTGTCTGCACCCGCCAGGAACAGGGCGCGGCCTTCATGGCCGATGTTTACGGGAGGCTGACCGGCAAGGCGGGGGTATGTCTCGCGACCCTCGGGCCCGGCGCCACCAACCTGATGACCGGCGTGGCGGATGCCTTCCTGGACCGGTCTCCCCTGGTGGCCATTACCGGGCAGACCGGCCGCGAACTCCTGCACAAGGAATCCCACCAGAATATCGATATTGTCCAGACGTTCAAGCAGTTCACCAAATGGAACGCCAGGGTGGGAATCTCCCGGACCATTCCGGAAGTCGTCCGCAAGGCCTTCAAGGTCTCGGAAACCGAGAAACCCGGTCCCTGCCATATCGAGATCCCCGAAGATGTCGCCGCTGAAGAGGTCGAGGGCGAACCCCTTCCGGTCACCGGTTTCAAGCGGCCCCATACCGATCACATCGTTTGCAGGAAGGCGGCAGAGATTATCCAGCAGGCCAGGAGGCCTATTCTCCTTGCAGGGAACGGGGTCATCCGGGGGCGGGCCTCGGATGCGCTCCGGAAGTTTGTGGAGAAGACGAGGATTCCCGTGGCCAACACCTTCATGAGCAAAGGGGTGCTCCCGTCGGAAAGCGAGCTTTCCCTCTCGACCATCGGGCTTCAGTCCAGGGACTTCATTTCCTGCGGTTTCGACCGGGCCGACCTGATCATCTCCGTGGGATACGATTTCGTGGAATACGCCCCTTCCTTCTGGAACAGGGGGAAGAAGCCCGTGGTTCATATTGACTTTACGCCGAGTGAAATCGATGAGTATTATATCCCCCAGGTCGAGGTGATAGGAGACATCGCCGCGAACCTGGCCAACATGATGAATGAAATCGAACCGATTGAGCAGGATGACTTCCCGAGGCTGCTCAAGACCATGGTGGAGGATGAACTCAAAGAGTACGCAGACGACGCATCCTTCCCCCTCAAGCCCCAGAAGATCCTTTACGACATCCGAAGGATCATGGGGAGAGAGGATATCCTGATCTCGGATGTGGGGGCGCACAAGATGTGGATTGCGAGGATCTATCCTGCTGAAGAACCCAATACCACGTTGATCTCCAATGGATTCGCCGCCATGGGATTCGCCCTCCCCGGCGCCGTCTGCGCCAAGCTGATTCACCCGGAAAGGAAGGTCCTCGCCGTCTGCGGAGACGGCGGTTTCCTGATGAGCAGCCATGAGTTGGAGACTGCGGTCCGGATGAAGCTCCCTTTTGTCATTCTGATCTTCAATGACGGGAAGTACGGCCTCATCGAATGGAAACAGATCAACCGATTCGGCCGAACCTACGGCGTCTCTTTCGGGAATCCCGACTTCGTACAGTTGGCGAGATCCTTCGGCGCGGCAGGATACCGCGTCCAGACGGCACAGGAACTCCATCCGGCGCTGAAAGAGGCGTTTGCGGCCAAGGTTCCCGCGGTCGTGGATGTCCCGGTGGACTATCGGGAGAATATCAATCTCACGGAGAAGCTGGGGAGGTTGATCTGTTATATATGATCGTTTTATTGGTTCTCTGAAAGCCCGGTCCTTTGGGCCGGGTCAGAGTTGAAAGGCTGTGCCGTGTTATTTCGTGGGAAAATTCGAAATTCGAAGCACTAAATCCTAAACAAATTCGAATGACCGAAATCCAAAATTCAAGACTTATTTATCCAAATGTTGCATCATCACGTGTAGAATTGAAGCTTGCGAAATAGATTCTCTCATGCACGATTTAGGTACAATATACAGATATAGACGAGGTTTTAAACATTTGAATTTTGAGTTTAGGATTTGTTTAGGATTTAGATTTTAGGATTTCGTATTTTCTACAAGACGCAAGGGAAACCCCTTCCAGGGGTAACACAAAGCTACGTCCTCTGGGCGTGGATGTTTACTTGAACCCTTTAATCTATAGGAGAGGAAACTATGCCACACAAGATTACCGATGAATGCATTCTCTGCGGCGCCTGTCTCCCTGAATGTCCCGAAGAGGCGATCTCCGAGGGGGATCCCAAGTACATCATTGATCCGAAAAAATGCTCGGATTGCGGAAACTGCGCAGAGGTCTGCCCGACTGATGCCTGTGTTCCGGACGAATGAGACATGTCAAAAGCTAACCACAGAGTGCACAGAGAAATACTCTGTTCTCTGCGGTCAGGTTCTGATCATACAAGAGGAAGAATAAGGAGAACGGCCATGATACGAGGAGATGAGGATATTGCCGAAGGTCTTCTGAATGCCTTCCGGCTTGAAAAAGGGGCCCATGCGTTCTATGAGGCTGCATCCGAGCGCGTACAGGACAGGAGCGCCGTGGAGATGTTCAGAAAGCTTGCCGACGTCGAAGAGAGGCATATGCACGACGTCTACGATCTCTATCATGCCTTTATCGGGGACCGCGGTCCGGTTCCTTTTCCGGAGTTCAAAGAAAAGATGCCTGCCGAATACACCGAGAGCGGCAAGACCATCGAGGCTGCGCTATCGGACGTGCAGGGCCGCTTCTTCATGGACGCGAAGGAGGTTCTGCGCGTGGCCCTGCAGGAGGAGAGTTCGGCCCTGGACCTCTACACCCGGATGGCGGAACGTTCCGAGGACCCCGGCACGGCCGCGCTCTACAGGCAGCTTAGCGGCGAGGAGGAGGAGCACAAAAGCATGATCGAGAAGACACTCAAGGGGCTTTAATCAAGGATTATCTCCAAAAGAATGGGTGAGAACATAAGGGTCCAAGGGTTCAAGGGTTCCAGGGGTCAAGTGAAGTGCTTTTCAATACTTGAGGGTCC contains:
- a CDS encoding 4Fe-4S ferredoxin → MPHKITDECILCGACLPECPEEAISEGDPKYIIDPKKCSDCGNCAEVCPTDACVPDE
- a CDS encoding rubredoxin, with product MRSYRCRMCDYVYDPDEGDMDSGIEPGTLFDELPTAWVCPACGAGREEFERL
- a CDS encoding rubredoxin; the encoded protein is MRKWKCTVCGYIYDPDAGDPDSGIAAGTAFEDLPDDWRCPVCGAAKSEFELEE
- a CDS encoding acetolactate synthase large subunit is translated as MKSSELFVKCLENEGVRYIFGLPGEENMDILDALFDSPIEFVCTRQEQGAAFMADVYGRLTGKAGVCLATLGPGATNLMTGVADAFLDRSPLVAITGQTGRELLHKESHQNIDIVQTFKQFTKWNARVGISRTIPEVVRKAFKVSETEKPGPCHIEIPEDVAAEEVEGEPLPVTGFKRPHTDHIVCRKAAEIIQQARRPILLAGNGVIRGRASDALRKFVEKTRIPVANTFMSKGVLPSESELSLSTIGLQSRDFISCGFDRADLIISVGYDFVEYAPSFWNRGKKPVVHIDFTPSEIDEYYIPQVEVIGDIAANLANMMNEIEPIEQDDFPRLLKTMVEDELKEYADDASFPLKPQKILYDIRRIMGREDILISDVGAHKMWIARIYPAEEPNTTLISNGFAAMGFALPGAVCAKLIHPERKVLAVCGDGGFLMSSHELETAVRMKLPFVILIFNDGKYGLIEWKQINRFGRTYGVSFGNPDFVQLARSFGAAGYRVQTAQELHPALKEAFAAKVPAVVDVPVDYRENINLTEKLGRLICYI
- a CDS encoding MBL fold metallo-hydrolase, whose product is MKSTEIKPGIFWVGVIDWGVRDFHGYVTPNGTTYNNYLILDEKVTLIDTVKENFSKTMLENIRNMVDPGKIEYVIINHIEPDHAGSLDKVMELAPKAVIFITSKGKQGLDRCYDTSRWTFKIVKSGDTLNTGRKTLMFLETPMLHWPDSMMTYVREDGLLISQDAFGQHYATSGRFDDEFLTCYSVYELEDSVKDYYANILMPFGSLIKAKIAEIQKLGLKIEMIAPDHGIIWRADPGKIINMYLDMAGGRADERVVIIYDTMWKSTALMTQPLMQGIQDENMEVKVIKLRATPMSIAIKEFWKARGSLFGTPTLNNIMFPSVAEFLAHLRGLRPKNRIVGAFGSFGWGGGGVKEAYAELKRMGLQMVEPGVEVRYRPGAEDESRCYEFGKDFARKVREYHRQF